One Xiphophorus maculatus strain JP 163 A chromosome 9, X_maculatus-5.0-male, whole genome shotgun sequence DNA segment encodes these proteins:
- the usp46 gene encoding ubiquitin carboxyl-terminal hydrolase 46 isoform X2 has translation MTVRNIASICNMGTNASALEKDIGPEQFPINEHYFGLVNFGNTCYCNSVLQALYFCRPFRENVLSYKAQQKKKENLLTCLADLFHSIATQKKKVGVIPPKKFISRLRKENDLFDNYMQQDAHEFLNYLLNTVADILQEEKKQEKQNGRLKNNGTAVTAEAEMENKTEPTWVHDIFQGTLTNETRCLNCETVSSKDEDFLDLSVDVEQNTSITHCLRDFSNTETLCSEYKYYCETCCSKQEAQKRMRVKKLPMILALHLKRFKYMEQLHRYTKLSYRVVFPLELRLFNTSGDAVNLDRMYDLVAVVVHCGRKSTPRPSRSSTDLPRTFPRTPSRDTSSSTSRGSDAGAGSATERRLSCFLFTFLG, from the exons GGCACCAATGCCTCCGCTCTGGAGAAAGACATCGGCCCAGAGCAATTCCCGATCAACGAGCACTACTTCGGATTGGTCAAC TTCGGGAACACGTGCTACTGCAACTCGGTGCTGCAGGCCCTCTACTTCTGCCGGCCTTTCCGGGAGAACGTGCTTTCCTACAAAGcccagcagaagaagaaggagaaccTGCTCACATGTCTGGCTGACCTTTTCCACTCCATCGCCAcgcagaagaagaaagtgggCGTCATCCCGCCCAAGAAGTTCATCTCCCGGCTACGAAAGGAGAACG ATCTGTTCGACAACTACATGCAACAAGATGCACACGAATTCCTCAACTATCTGCTGAACACGGTGGCGGACATCctgcaggaggagaagaagCAGGAGAAGCAGAACGGGCGCCTGAAGAACAACGGCACGGCTGTCACCGCCGAGGCCGAGATGGAGAACAAAACGGAGCCCACATGGGTTCACGACATCTTCCAAGGCACTCTGACCAATGAGACGCGGTGCTTAAACTGTGAAACA GTCAGCAGCAAAGATGAGGACTTCCTGGATCTTTCTGTGGACGTGGAGCAGAACACATCAATAACACACTGTCTCAG GGACTTCAGTAACACAGAGACTTTGTGCAGTGAATACAAATACTACTGTGAAACATGCTGCAGCAAGCAAGAAGCACAGAAACG GATGCGAGTGAAGAAGCTTCCTATGATCCTGGCGCTACACCTGAAGAGGTTCAAGTACATGGAGCAGCTGCACCGCTACACCAAGCTCTCCTATCGGGTGGTTTTCCCTCTAGAGCTCCGCCTCTTCAACACATCTGGAGACGCAGTAAACCTGGACCGCATGTACGACCTGGTGGCAGTGGTGGTCCACTGCGGAAG AAAATCGACGCCCAGGCCATCGAGGAGTTCTACGGACTTACCTCGGACATTTCCAAGAACTCCGAGTCGGGATACATCCTCTTCTACCAGTCGAGGGAGTGACGCCGGTGCCGGGTCGGCGACTGAGAGAAGACtgagttgctttttatttacttttttaggATAA
- the usp46 gene encoding ubiquitin carboxyl-terminal hydrolase 46 isoform X1 gives MTVRNIASICNMGTNASALEKDIGPEQFPINEHYFGLVNFGNTCYCNSVLQALYFCRPFRENVLSYKAQQKKKENLLTCLADLFHSIATQKKKVGVIPPKKFISRLRKENDLFDNYMQQDAHEFLNYLLNTVADILQEEKKQEKQNGRLKNNGTAVTAEAEMENKTEPTWVHDIFQGTLTNETRCLNCETVSSKDEDFLDLSVDVEQNTSITHCLRDFSNTETLCSEYKYYCETCCSKQEAQKRMRVKKLPMILALHLKRFKYMEQLHRYTKLSYRVVFPLELRLFNTSGDAVNLDRMYDLVAVVVHCGSGPNRGHYITIVKSHGFWLLFDDDIVEKIDAQAIEEFYGLTSDISKNSESGYILFYQSRE, from the exons GGCACCAATGCCTCCGCTCTGGAGAAAGACATCGGCCCAGAGCAATTCCCGATCAACGAGCACTACTTCGGATTGGTCAAC TTCGGGAACACGTGCTACTGCAACTCGGTGCTGCAGGCCCTCTACTTCTGCCGGCCTTTCCGGGAGAACGTGCTTTCCTACAAAGcccagcagaagaagaaggagaaccTGCTCACATGTCTGGCTGACCTTTTCCACTCCATCGCCAcgcagaagaagaaagtgggCGTCATCCCGCCCAAGAAGTTCATCTCCCGGCTACGAAAGGAGAACG ATCTGTTCGACAACTACATGCAACAAGATGCACACGAATTCCTCAACTATCTGCTGAACACGGTGGCGGACATCctgcaggaggagaagaagCAGGAGAAGCAGAACGGGCGCCTGAAGAACAACGGCACGGCTGTCACCGCCGAGGCCGAGATGGAGAACAAAACGGAGCCCACATGGGTTCACGACATCTTCCAAGGCACTCTGACCAATGAGACGCGGTGCTTAAACTGTGAAACA GTCAGCAGCAAAGATGAGGACTTCCTGGATCTTTCTGTGGACGTGGAGCAGAACACATCAATAACACACTGTCTCAG GGACTTCAGTAACACAGAGACTTTGTGCAGTGAATACAAATACTACTGTGAAACATGCTGCAGCAAGCAAGAAGCACAGAAACG GATGCGAGTGAAGAAGCTTCCTATGATCCTGGCGCTACACCTGAAGAGGTTCAAGTACATGGAGCAGCTGCACCGCTACACCAAGCTCTCCTATCGGGTGGTTTTCCCTCTAGAGCTCCGCCTCTTCAACACATCTGGAGACGCAGTAAACCTGGACCGCATGTACGACCTGGTGGCAGTGGTGGTCCACTGCGGAAG CGGCCCCAACAGAGGTCATTACATCACCATAGTGAAGAGCCACGGCTTCTGGCTTCTGTTCGATGACGACATAGTGGAG AAAATCGACGCCCAGGCCATCGAGGAGTTCTACGGACTTACCTCGGACATTTCCAAGAACTCCGAGTCGGGATACATCCTCTTCTACCAGTCGAGGGAGTGA